The stretch of DNA CGTCGCAGAGCTCCTCGATGTCGCAGGGACCGGCCACCACGCGGCAGACCGTTCCGAAGGGAGCGATCTCGTCCGCCGGACAATCGGCCGACGATCCCGTGCAATACTCCGCCGGATCGCAGTCGCCAAGCGACGCGTTGCAGACCGTCGTGTCGGGCTCGTAGTTCGGAACGCACATGCCCGCCCCGTCGCAAACGTCGGGATTATCGCAAACGCCTTCGGGCGTCTGATTTCCGCAGGCCGAGCCGGCGGAAGCGAACGTATAGTCGCACTGACCGGCGACGTTGCACGTATCGATGGTGCATTCGTTGCCGTCATCGCACTCGGAGTCACTGAAACAATCCTTGACGACGAGCTCGACGCACAGGTCGTTGTGGTCGCGGTCGGAACCGGGAAGGTTGCGGTCTTCGAAGCAAAGCAGCCAGACCTTGTCGGTCGGCAGGGCAAACGGCGAGCCGGTGATCTCGTAGGTCACCATGTGGTCCACCGCATCGGGATTCATCGAGGGAAGAGAATAGTGAGGGTTGGTCAGGCCGGCGTCGGAATCCGTGGCGCGAGCCCACACCCAGACATCACCGGGGTTAAAGGTGATCATCGCCGAACCGGTTACGGCGAAACCGCTGCCGACCAGGTCGAACAGCTTGACGTAACCGGCGCCCTTGTCGTAGCCGAACTCCTGGTTGTCGCCGGCGTAGCGGGCTTCGGCCTGGGCCGAGGCGCTGCCGTCGGTCCATTCGTCGTCATCACCGGTGCCGGGCCCACCGTACAGCATGTGCAGGTAGGTTACATATCCGTCATCATCCACGCGTGTTGCGGTGGTGGTACCGTTGTCATAAATCGACCAGCCGGTCCCCAAGGCAACGCCCATGCCGACGAAATCGCCGCCATAGATGCCTTCGAGGATCTGCTCGTGATTGAGCTCCGCACCTGCCGGAGTCCCAAGCGACGTGAACCCGGCGACGGCCGAACCCGCGCAAATAAATGACGCGGCCGCGGCAACGACAAGACCCCTTACCCCTCGCTTCATCGGTATTCGCTCCTTCTCGCGGACGAGTGCCAAAAGAATGGCACGAAATGAGTGCGCTTACCCTCCCATGCTGTTCCACCGACGAGATCGGAAGA from Phycisphaerae bacterium encodes:
- a CDS encoding DUF4114 domain-containing protein, encoding MKRGVRGLVVAAAASFICAGSAVAGFTSLGTPAGAELNHEQILEGIYGGDFVGMGVALGTGWSIYDNGTTTATRVDDDGYVTYLHMLYGGPGTGDDDEWTDGSASAQAEARYAGDNQEFGYDKGAGYVKLFDLVGSGFAVTGSAMITFNPGDVWVWARATDSDAGLTNPHYSLPSMNPDAVDHMVTYEITGSPFALPTDKVWLLCFEDRNLPGSDRDHNDLCVELVVKDCFSDSECDDGNECTIDTCNVAGQCDYTFASAGSACGNQTPEGVCDNPDVCDGAGMCVPNYEPDTTVCNASLGDCDPAEYCTGSSADCPADEIAPFGTVCRVVAGPCDIEELCD